In Vidua chalybeata isolate OUT-0048 chromosome 5, bVidCha1 merged haplotype, whole genome shotgun sequence, one genomic interval encodes:
- the CYTH4 gene encoding cytohesin-4 isoform X2 — MDLCPAESTGLSGAEEAEIETIRKHKQELLDDIKKLKEEIAEVFAEIECFQHAEEKQDTNPGEQISKLSQRDKVLSLGRKKFNMDPEKGIQYLIEHQVLSSDLQEIARFLHKGEGLNKTAIGDYLGGRDPTNIQILQAFVACHQFANLNLVQALRQFLWSFRLPGEAQKIDRMMEAFANWYCKCNPGVFQSTDTCYLLSFSIIMLNTSLHNPNVKDKPHFERFVSINRGIDNGGDLPEELLKNLFESIKNEPFSIPEDDGNDLTHTFFNPNREGWLLKLGGRVKTWKRRWFILTDNCLYYFEYTTDKEPLGIIPLENLSVQKVNDPKKPNCFELFNPNCKGQKIKACKTDGDGKVVEGKHQSYKISAATPAERDEWIEAIRTSITQDPFYDLVSARKKKIASKN; from the exons ATGGACCTTTGTCCTGCTG AATCAACTGGCTTGAGTGGGGCTGAAGAGGCTGAAATAGAGACAATCAGGAAGCACAAACAGGAGCTTTTGGATGACATTAAG AAGCTGAAGGAGGAGATTGCTGAGGTGTTTGCAGAGATTGAGTGTTTCCAACATGCAGAGGAGAAGCAAGACACTAATCCTGGAGAGCAGATCAG CAAGCTGTCACAGAGGGATAAAGTTCTGTCCCTGGGCCGGAAGAAATTCAACATGGATCCTGAAAAG gGGATCCAGTACCTGATCGAGCACCAGGTATTGTCTTCAGACCTTCAGGAGATCGCCAGATTCCTCCACAAGGGTGAAGGCCTGAACAAGACAGCCATTGGGGATTACCTGGGTGGGAG GGACCCCACAAACATTCAGATCCTCCAGGCCTTTGTGGCATGTCACCAATTTGCCAACCTCAACCTGGTGCAGGCGCTGAG ACAGTTCCTCTGGAGCTTCCGGCTGCCTGGGGAGGCGCAGAAGATTGACCGGATGATGGAGGCCTTTGCCAACTGGTACTGCAAGTGTAACCCGGGAGTGTTCCAGTCCACAG ATACCTGTTATCTACTCTCCTTCTCTATCATCATGCTTAACACCAGCCTGCACAACCCCAATGTGAAAGACAAACCCCACTTTGAAAGATTTGTATCCATCAACAGAGGCATTGACAATGGAGGGGACCTGCCAGAAGAGCTTCTAAAG AATCTGTTTGAGAGCATAAAGAACGAGCCGTTCTCCATACCAGAGGACGATGGCAATGACCTCACTCACACTTTCTTCAACCCTAACCGTGAAGGCTGGCTGCTGAAACTAG GAGGACGTGTGAAAACCTGGAAACGCCGTTGGTTCATTCTGACTGATAACTGCCTGTATTACTTTGAATATACCACG GACAAAGAACCTCTGGGCATTATCCCCTTGGAGAATCTATCAGTCCAGAAGGTGAATGATCCCAAAAAGCCA AACTGCTTTGAACTCTTCAATCCCAACTGCAAAGGGCAGAAGATCAAAGCCTGCAAAACAGATGGGGATGGGAAGGTGGTTGAAGGCAAGCATCAGTCCTACAAGATCTCAGCAGCCACTCCAGCAGAGCGTGATGAGTGGATTGAGGCAATACG GACCAGCATCACACAGGATCCTTTCTATGATCTGGTCTCTGCCCGTAAGAAAAAGATTGCCAGCAAAAACTGA
- the CYTH4 gene encoding cytohesin-4 isoform X1 — MASSNTVLRPRCVKAEHSRYFTESVGRKAESTGLSGAEEAEIETIRKHKQELLDDIKKLKEEIAEVFAEIECFQHAEEKQDTNPGEQISKLSQRDKVLSLGRKKFNMDPEKGIQYLIEHQVLSSDLQEIARFLHKGEGLNKTAIGDYLGGRDPTNIQILQAFVACHQFANLNLVQALRQFLWSFRLPGEAQKIDRMMEAFANWYCKCNPGVFQSTDTCYLLSFSIIMLNTSLHNPNVKDKPHFERFVSINRGIDNGGDLPEELLKNLFESIKNEPFSIPEDDGNDLTHTFFNPNREGWLLKLGGRVKTWKRRWFILTDNCLYYFEYTTDKEPLGIIPLENLSVQKVNDPKKPNCFELFNPNCKGQKIKACKTDGDGKVVEGKHQSYKISAATPAERDEWIEAIRTSITQDPFYDLVSARKKKIASKN, encoded by the exons ATGGCCTCATCAAACACCGTCTTGAGGCCTCGCTGCGTCAAAGCCGAGCACTCGAGGTACTTCACAGAGTCTGTCGGGAGGAAAGCAG AATCAACTGGCTTGAGTGGGGCTGAAGAGGCTGAAATAGAGACAATCAGGAAGCACAAACAGGAGCTTTTGGATGACATTAAG AAGCTGAAGGAGGAGATTGCTGAGGTGTTTGCAGAGATTGAGTGTTTCCAACATGCAGAGGAGAAGCAAGACACTAATCCTGGAGAGCAGATCAG CAAGCTGTCACAGAGGGATAAAGTTCTGTCCCTGGGCCGGAAGAAATTCAACATGGATCCTGAAAAG gGGATCCAGTACCTGATCGAGCACCAGGTATTGTCTTCAGACCTTCAGGAGATCGCCAGATTCCTCCACAAGGGTGAAGGCCTGAACAAGACAGCCATTGGGGATTACCTGGGTGGGAG GGACCCCACAAACATTCAGATCCTCCAGGCCTTTGTGGCATGTCACCAATTTGCCAACCTCAACCTGGTGCAGGCGCTGAG ACAGTTCCTCTGGAGCTTCCGGCTGCCTGGGGAGGCGCAGAAGATTGACCGGATGATGGAGGCCTTTGCCAACTGGTACTGCAAGTGTAACCCGGGAGTGTTCCAGTCCACAG ATACCTGTTATCTACTCTCCTTCTCTATCATCATGCTTAACACCAGCCTGCACAACCCCAATGTGAAAGACAAACCCCACTTTGAAAGATTTGTATCCATCAACAGAGGCATTGACAATGGAGGGGACCTGCCAGAAGAGCTTCTAAAG AATCTGTTTGAGAGCATAAAGAACGAGCCGTTCTCCATACCAGAGGACGATGGCAATGACCTCACTCACACTTTCTTCAACCCTAACCGTGAAGGCTGGCTGCTGAAACTAG GAGGACGTGTGAAAACCTGGAAACGCCGTTGGTTCATTCTGACTGATAACTGCCTGTATTACTTTGAATATACCACG GACAAAGAACCTCTGGGCATTATCCCCTTGGAGAATCTATCAGTCCAGAAGGTGAATGATCCCAAAAAGCCA AACTGCTTTGAACTCTTCAATCCCAACTGCAAAGGGCAGAAGATCAAAGCCTGCAAAACAGATGGGGATGGGAAGGTGGTTGAAGGCAAGCATCAGTCCTACAAGATCTCAGCAGCCACTCCAGCAGAGCGTGATGAGTGGATTGAGGCAATACG GACCAGCATCACACAGGATCCTTTCTATGATCTGGTCTCTGCCCGTAAGAAAAAGATTGCCAGCAAAAACTGA